Within the Nitrospirota bacterium genome, the region ATATTGTGGTTGGAGAAGGCCAGGCAATGGGAAATGCGATGAGCTACGGAGGTCCTTACGTCGGTTTTTTTGCTACGAAATTGGAGTATGCCAGACAACTTCCGGGAAGGATCGTCGGGGCGACCCATGACAAAAAGGGCCGCAAAGGATATTGTCTGACGCTTCAAACCCGGGAACAACATATCAAACGGGAGAGAGCCACGTCCAATATCTGTACGAATGAATCTTTAAACGCCCTTGCGATGCTTTTTTACATGGCGACGATAGGAAAGCAAGGGTTGGGAGAAGTGGCCGTCCAATCGACACAAAAGGCCCATTACCTCCAAAAAGAGTTAAGCCGACTGAAGGGGATCTCCGTTCCCTGGCCGGCTCCTTTTTTTAAAGAGTTTACTTTGAAAACGAGTAAGAGGCCCAAAGAGATCAACCAGCATTTATTGAAAGAGAAAATCGTCGGCGGCCTGGATCTTGGAGATTATTATCCGGAACTGGAAAACCACGTTTTGTTTTGCGTCACGGAAAAGCGGACAAAAGTCGAGATGGATCGTTTAGTTGAAACAATATCCAAAGTAAATTAAACTTAAAAAACCGAGTTTCGTTTCGGAGGCCTTCTTGACCCAAAAGAAGGGTCGGATACCTGCGGGCGAGCCCTATTGGAGAACATTTTTGGAAAGCACAGCACCCGGGAAACTTATTTTTGAAAAAAGCGTAAAAGGAAGAACAGCCTATGGTCTTCCTCCTTTAGATGTTCCTCAAACCGAGGTAGAATCCCTTTTTTCCCCTTCATTGTTAAGAAAAGAACCGCCAGGTTTGCCCGAAGTCAGCGAACAGGACATGGTTCGTCATTATGTAAAACTTTCCCAGAAGAACTTTTCAATCGATTCCGGGTTTTACCCGCTGGGATCCTGCACAATGAAATACAACCCAAAAATAAATGATGAAATGGCGAGGTTGCCGGGCATGTCGGCTCTTCACCCGCTTCAGCCTGTGGAAACGGCTCAGGGAGCGCTTCATCTCCTTTATGCCCTGGAAGAGCTGTTAAAGGAAATCCTTGGGGTTGACCGTGTTTCGTTCCAGCCCGTCGCGGGTGCGCAGGGGGAAATGGTCGGCTTAATGATGATCCGGGCCTATTTGCAATCAAAAGGGGAAAATCGACACAGGGTGCTGATCCCTGATTCCGCCCATGGCACCAATCCGGCGAGTGCAATGCTGGCCGGTTTTGAGGTCGAAGAAATCAAGTCAAATTCCCAGGGGTTGATTGACCTTGATGATCTCAAAAAACATCTGGACAGGGATTGTGCCGCCTTGATGCTGACAAACCCCAATACCCTGGGTTTATTTGAAAAAGAGATTTTAAAAGTATCTGAAGCGGTTCATCAGGTCGGAGGGCTCATGTATATGGACGGGGCAAATTTAAACGCTCTCCTGGGTGTGGCTCGTCCCGGCGACATGGGTTTTGATGTTGTTCACTCCAATCTTCACAAAACCTTCTCCACGCCCCACGGAGGCGGAGGGCCCGGAGCCGGCGCTATCGGGGTGAAAGCGGTTCTCGCCCCGTTTTTGCCGCGACCGACGGTTGAAAAGAAGGGAAAAGCTGTCTTTTTAGATGATGACCGGCCCCAATCGATTGGAAGAGTCAGCACCTTTTTTGGAAATTTTGGGAATCTCGTCCGTGCTTATGTTTATATTCGGTCCAATGGCGATGAAGGACTGGCCAATGTCAGCAAAATGGCCATTTTAAACGCAAATTATGTGCGTAAGAAACTGGATAAAACTTACAAAGTCGCTCAAGATCGTCCTTCTATGCATGAGGTGGTCTTTACGGCGAAAAAATTCAAATCAAAAGAGATTCATGCGCGGGATATTTGCAAGCGGCTGATGGATTACGGGTTTCATCCCCCGACGGTTTATTTCCCATTGATCGTCGAAGAAGCCTTAATGGTGGAACCGACTGAAACCGAGTCAAAAGAAACACTGGATTCATTCTGTGACGCCATGATATCGATCGCAAAAGAAATCGAAAAGGATCCCAATCTATTACTAAACGCGCCATTTACGACGCCTGTTGGAAGATTAGATGAAACCGAAGCGGTTAAAAAACTTAACGTCAGGTGGAAGAAAGAGTAAAGGGGAAAGTTTTTAATGAAAGGGATTGGAATTTTATTGAGCTTGATCGTCAGTGGAATCGTCCTTTATTTGACGCTTCAAAACGTCAGGTCTCATTCCAATGAGGGCGGCGATCCCCTGGGATTGATTAAGCCGATTGAAAAAGCAAAAAAAGTTCAGTCGATTATTGATCTTTCCGCGGTTCAGATGGCGGTTCAAACTTATCAAATCCAGCAGGGTGCGTTTCCCAAATCGCTGGATGATCTCGTTAATGCCGGACACCTCGCCGGCAGTCAAATCAAAAACCTGGATTATGATCCTGAATCGGGAAAAGTATCCGCCCATCCAGAGTAACAAACAGGACGGTAGGCCAACAGGGGATTTGTCTTGTAAGGGCACCCTTTGGGTTGCCCGGATTTCAGGCCTAAAAAAACAGTTTAAGGAGAAGTTTTGTTAAATTTCGACCTTATCATCGTTGGAGCGGGTCTGGCCGGAATGAGAGCGGCGCTGGCTGCGGATCGGGAGCTGAATGTTGCCCTGATCTCCAAGGTTCATCCCGTCAGAAGTCATTCTGTCGCCGCACAGGGTGGAATCAACGGAGCGCTCAATCCCAAAGATTCCTGGGAAAATCATGCCTTTGATACGATTAAGGGGAGTGACTATTTAGGGGATCAGGATGCCATTGAATTCATGTGTCAGGAAGCGCCGGGTGAAATTCTTGAAATGGAAAGACTAGGCGTCATTTTCAGCCGGGATGAAGACGGAAGAATTGCTCAAAGGCCGTTTGGGGGGGCGGGATTTCCCCGAACAGCCTATGCGCAGGACAGAACGGGGCACGCCCTTCTGCATGTCCTGTATGAACAGGTCTTAAAAAAGAAAACCAGAGTTTTTGAAGAATGGTACGTGACCTCTTTAATTGTCGAAGCCGGCATTTGCAGGGGAGTCCTTGCGCTTAATGTTTTAACCGGCGAACTGGAAATGATGAGTGCCAAAGCGGTTATTCTGGCGACAGGGGGGTATGGGCGGGTTTATTCCATCAGCACTAACGCGGTCATTAACACCGGCGACGGGATGAGCCTGGCCTATCGCTCGGGAGCGCCGCTGATGGATATGGAATTTGTCCAGTTTCATCCGACAACGCTTAAAAAAAGTGGTATCCTCATTAGCGAAGCGGCACGGGGTGAGGGCGGCTATTTAATAAACGCCCCGGGCGACCGCTTTATGTCCAAATATGCGTCGAAAGCATTGGAACTGGCCAGTCGGGATGTTGTCTCCAGAGCGGCGGGTCAGGAGATCGAAGAAGGAAGAGGCGTTGAAGGGTGCGTTTTTCTCGATCTGCGCCATTTAGGGAGAGAAAAGATTTTAGAGCGGTTACCCCAGATCCGAAGTCTCTCCATCAATTTCGCAGGGGTCGACCCTATTGAAGCGCCGATCCCTGTGCGTCCCGGCGCCCATTACTCGATGGGAGGAATTAAAACCAATGTCTGGGGTGAAACGGAAATTGAAGGACTTTACGCGGCCGGAGAGTGTGCCTGTGTCAGCGTTCATGGGGCAAACCGCCTGGGTGGAAATTCGTTATTGGACACCCTGATTTTCGGCAGGCAAAGCGGCCTGCGCGCTTCGGATTATATTAAAAAATCAACACCGCCTCCCCCCTCCGTCCAGTTTTATGAGCGGGAAAAACAAAGATTGTCGAAGCTGAAGAGTAAAAAAGACGGGGAGAAGATTTGGCCGATCAAGTCTGACCTGGGGAATCTCATGGGGAGTCATGCCGGGGTTTTTCGATTTCGCGGAAAACTGGCGGAGGCTGAAAAAGAGATTCAGCATCTGAAACTCCGATATCAGGATATCTGCATTCAAGATAAGGGAAAGGTGTTTAATACTGAATTTATTGCCGCTCTTGAACTGGGTTCGATTCTCGATCTTGCTGAGGTGATTGTCAAAAGCGCCTGGGCGAGGGAAGAATCACGGGGGGCTCATTATCGGTCTGATTTTCCGACACGAAACGATGAGCAATGGCTCAAGCACACTCTGGCTTACTATCATGAGGACACGCCTCGTCTTGAATATACGCCGGTGACCATATCCAAATACCCTCCCAAAGAGAGGTCTTATTAATGCGCATTCATTTAAAGATTAAAAGATATCATCCGGAATGGGACCGGGAGCCTCAATTAAAAGATTATTATTTGGATATTCGATCCGACTTAACGGTCCTGGAAACGCTGATTCAGTTAAAAGAAGAGGAAGAAGGGGGTCTTGCTCTTCGTTATTCATGCCGGAGCGCCATTTGCGGTTCCTGTACGATGCGGATCAACGGAAGTGAAAAGCTTGCCTGTCAAACTTCCGTGAGAGAAGAATACGAACGGTTTGAAGCCCTGAAAATTGAACCTCTTTCCAATGCCCCGGTGATTAAAGACCTGGTCGTTGACCAGGCCCCCTTTTGGGGAAAATTGGGGGAAGTTTCTCCCTGGCTTCATTCCGAAATCCTTAAAGAAACCCCGGCTGATCAAGCGGGTTTTCCGAAAGAGGCCTTCAATGAATTTCATAATGTGGACGCCTGTATCATGTGCGGAGCCTGCGCCTCGGCCTGCAACAGTCTTGAGGTTTCCTCAGGGTTTATGGGACCCGCGGCTCTTGCGAAAGCTTACCGGTTTGTTGCAGACCCCAGGGAGGCGGGACAGGAAAAGAAAAAACGACTGAGAGCGCTTGTCGAACCCAACGGAATCTGGGATTGCGTCAGGTGTAATTTTTGCGTCGAGGTCTGTCCTAAAGATGTAAAACCGATGGAGGCCATTATCCGGTTGAGAAGAGAAGCGTTGAAAGCCGGTCTGGGAGACTCGCCGGCCGGACGACATATTACAGCTTTTGTCAATATTGTGAAAAAAGAGGGCAGACTCAATGAAGGGCTGCAACCCTTAAAAATGCTCTGGAAGTCTCCGGAGAAACTTCTCCAGGTTTTTCCTCTGGCTTTGAAAATGTGGGTCCGGGGAAAGCTCCCTTTTATTTGGCATTGGCCCATTAAGGGAATCCGTTCCATTCGAAAAATCTTTAAGGTTCGAGGATTTTGACCATGAAATATGCTTTTTATACGGGATGCGCCGCAAAAGGAGCTACTCCTGAACTTTATGTTTCGACCCGTCTCGTCACTCAAAAATTGGAGATGGAACTGGTGGAACTTAAATCCGCGGCTTGTTGCGGCGCCGGTGTGATTACTGAAGCGGACCCTGAACTGGCGATCGCGCTTAACGCCAGAACCTTTGCGCTTGCGGAAGCGGAAGGTTTAGACCTCATGACCATTTGCGGTACCTGTCAGGGGGTCATGGCCCAAAT harbors:
- the gcvPB gene encoding aminomethyl-transferring glycine dehydrogenase subunit GcvPB, translating into MESTAPGKLIFEKSVKGRTAYGLPPLDVPQTEVESLFSPSLLRKEPPGLPEVSEQDMVRHYVKLSQKNFSIDSGFYPLGSCTMKYNPKINDEMARLPGMSALHPLQPVETAQGALHLLYALEELLKEILGVDRVSFQPVAGAQGEMVGLMMIRAYLQSKGENRHRVLIPDSAHGTNPASAMLAGFEVEEIKSNSQGLIDLDDLKKHLDRDCAALMLTNPNTLGLFEKEILKVSEAVHQVGGLMYMDGANLNALLGVARPGDMGFDVVHSNLHKTFSTPHGGGGPGAGAIGVKAVLAPFLPRPTVEKKGKAVFLDDDRPQSIGRVSTFFGNFGNLVRAYVYIRSNGDEGLANVSKMAILNANYVRKKLDKTYKVAQDRPSMHEVVFTAKKFKSKEIHARDICKRLMDYGFHPPTVYFPLIVEEALMVEPTETESKETLDSFCDAMISIAKEIEKDPNLLLNAPFTTPVGRLDETEAVKKLNVRWKKE
- a CDS encoding FAD-binding protein; the encoded protein is MLNFDLIIVGAGLAGMRAALAADRELNVALISKVHPVRSHSVAAQGGINGALNPKDSWENHAFDTIKGSDYLGDQDAIEFMCQEAPGEILEMERLGVIFSRDEDGRIAQRPFGGAGFPRTAYAQDRTGHALLHVLYEQVLKKKTRVFEEWYVTSLIVEAGICRGVLALNVLTGELEMMSAKAVILATGGYGRVYSISTNAVINTGDGMSLAYRSGAPLMDMEFVQFHPTTLKKSGILISEAARGEGGYLINAPGDRFMSKYASKALELASRDVVSRAAGQEIEEGRGVEGCVFLDLRHLGREKILERLPQIRSLSINFAGVDPIEAPIPVRPGAHYSMGGIKTNVWGETEIEGLYAAGECACVSVHGANRLGGNSLLDTLIFGRQSGLRASDYIKKSTPPPPSVQFYEREKQRLSKLKSKKDGEKIWPIKSDLGNLMGSHAGVFRFRGKLAEAEKEIQHLKLRYQDICIQDKGKVFNTEFIAALELGSILDLAEVIVKSAWAREESRGAHYRSDFPTRNDEQWLKHTLAYYHEDTPRLEYTPVTISKYPPKERSY
- the sdhB gene encoding succinate dehydrogenase iron-sulfur subunit, which codes for MRIHLKIKRYHPEWDREPQLKDYYLDIRSDLTVLETLIQLKEEEEGGLALRYSCRSAICGSCTMRINGSEKLACQTSVREEYERFEALKIEPLSNAPVIKDLVVDQAPFWGKLGEVSPWLHSEILKETPADQAGFPKEAFNEFHNVDACIMCGACASACNSLEVSSGFMGPAALAKAYRFVADPREAGQEKKKRLRALVEPNGIWDCVRCNFCVEVCPKDVKPMEAIIRLRREALKAGLGDSPAGRHITAFVNIVKKEGRLNEGLQPLKMLWKSPEKLLQVFPLALKMWVRGKLPFIWHWPIKGIRSIRKIFKVRGF